One genomic window of Nitrosomonas sp. Is35 includes the following:
- a CDS encoding HAD-IA family hydrolase, translated as MIKAVLFDFDGTLADTAPDLGHALNRQLTLRGLPELPIEKIRIQASAGSRGLLGLGFNIKPGDAGYESMRDEFLDFYTQRLCHDTCLFPGVDALLDQLEQRNLPWGIVTNKPARFAHPLIEILGLAQRAACVVCGDELANTKPHPEPLLTASNKINISPAHCIYLGDDIRDVQASLAAGMQPIVARYGYLGNDQPPETWGARHLIDHPAELLSYL; from the coding sequence TGGCACACTGGCCGATACTGCACCGGATCTCGGCCACGCCTTGAACCGGCAACTCACCCTGCGTGGACTGCCCGAGCTGCCCATCGAAAAAATCCGCATACAGGCCTCCGCTGGTTCGCGCGGGCTGCTGGGACTCGGCTTCAACATCAAACCGGGCGATGCAGGTTATGAGTCGATGCGCGACGAGTTTCTGGATTTCTACACACAACGCCTATGTCACGATACCTGTCTTTTTCCCGGTGTAGATGCGTTGCTCGATCAACTGGAACAACGCAACTTGCCTTGGGGCATCGTCACCAACAAACCGGCACGTTTCGCGCATCCACTGATTGAAATACTGGGTCTGGCACAACGCGCCGCGTGCGTCGTTTGCGGCGATGAATTGGCGAATACCAAGCCACATCCCGAACCGCTCTTGACCGCCAGCAATAAAATAAACATTTCTCCCGCGCATTGCATTTATCTCGGCGACGACATCCGCGATGTTCAAGCCAGCCTAGCCGCCGGCATGCAACCCATCGTCGCCCGCTATGGCTATCTGGGCAACGATCAGCCGCCCGAAACCTGGGGCGCACGGCACCTGATCGACCACCCCGCAGAGCTGCTGAGCTATCTGTAA
- a CDS encoding PEP-CTERM sorting domain-containing protein, giving the protein MNLRKMKNSSPLKLFSSISVFIRRSVIGTAAMLTVGSAQALDFQLVSHIGDNYSYTLTYGPNDNMWYVENGNVHATIQLSGLFGVTSVFGPLDNDFPSGSLHDGQLKWTGSVLSGGSVVRFTMLEEDVGTGNFPSDKHVIGFTLVAPHTSEIDKIVLDTNGFYSGHTLADRDVHMLISGPGVPAVPEPSGYAMMIAGILGIGMMLRRRNLC; this is encoded by the coding sequence ATGAATCTTAGAAAAATGAAAAATTCCTCGCCATTAAAATTGTTTTCATCGATCAGTGTTTTTATTCGCCGCAGCGTCATTGGTACTGCCGCGATGCTGACTGTTGGCAGCGCTCAGGCATTGGATTTCCAGCTTGTTTCGCATATTGGCGACAACTACAGCTATACGCTAACCTATGGACCAAATGACAATATGTGGTACGTTGAAAATGGCAACGTGCACGCAACGATCCAGCTATCGGGCTTGTTTGGGGTCACCAGTGTTTTCGGGCCGCTCGATAACGACTTTCCGTCCGGTTCTCTTCACGATGGGCAGTTAAAATGGACAGGCAGTGTATTGTCTGGCGGCTCGGTCGTGCGCTTTACGATGCTCGAAGAAGACGTTGGTACTGGTAATTTCCCGTCAGATAAGCATGTCATCGGCTTCACACTCGTTGCGCCCCATACATCCGAAATCGATAAGATCGTTCTGGATACCAACGGTTTCTATAGTGGTCACACGTTGGCTGATCGGGACGTGCATATGCTCATTTCCGGGCCAGGTGTACCGGCAGTACCTGAGCCTTCTGGCTATGCAATGATGATCGCTGGAATATTGGGTATTGGTATGATGCTGCGGCGGCGGAATTTGTGTTAA
- a CDS encoding fused MFS/spermidine synthase codes for MSFSIDISEEAGVRTLHFGSDWIQGAMRIARPWRLELDYTREMMASLLLRDDARFPRKVLLIGLGAASLTKFLYRYYPLAKLTAVEIEPRVVAAARQFFKLPEDPLRLNIVIADGAQYIAGNGKTYDLILVDGYDADAHPGELDMLPFYQMCRARLNHNGVLTVNLLGRSRGHQASLERIKTAFDGRALALPPCDSGNVIAMAATGDRIEISISELTEQALELKQKTGLNLLPTLTRLEQAKFCSGGILAI; via the coding sequence ATGAGTTTCTCCATCGATATCAGTGAAGAAGCCGGGGTGCGCACTTTGCATTTCGGCTCCGACTGGATACAGGGCGCGATGCGCATCGCGCGCCCTTGGCGCTTGGAACTCGACTACACTCGGGAAATGATGGCGAGCTTGTTGCTGAGAGACGATGCGCGTTTTCCGCGCAAAGTGCTGCTGATCGGCCTGGGTGCGGCATCGCTGACCAAATTTCTTTATCGCTACTACCCGCTGGCGAAACTGACTGCGGTTGAGATCGAACCGCGCGTGGTAGCAGCCGCAAGGCAATTCTTCAAACTGCCGGAAGACCCGCTACGCCTCAATATCGTGATCGCGGACGGCGCACAGTATATCGCCGGGAACGGCAAGACTTACGACCTGATTCTGGTGGATGGCTACGACGCCGATGCGCACCCCGGTGAGCTCGACATGCTGCCGTTCTATCAAATGTGCCGGGCGCGCTTGAACCATAATGGCGTTCTCACGGTGAATCTGCTAGGCCGCAGCCGTGGCCACCAAGCCAGCCTGGAACGCATCAAAACAGCATTCGACGGACGCGCACTGGCTCTCCCTCCCTGCGACAGCGGCAACGTCATCGCAATGGCCGCGACCGGAGATAGGATCGAGATTTCCATCAGTGAGCTCACAGAACAAGCGCTCGAATTGAAGCAAAAAACCGGTCTCAACCTGCTGCCGACGCTGACGCGATTGGAGCAGGCAAAATTCTGTTCAGGTGGGATTCTTGCGATTTAA
- a CDS encoding O-acetylhomoserine aminocarboxypropyltransferase/cysteine synthase family protein has protein sequence MKDETIAIHAGYQTDPTTKSVAVPIYQTVAYEFDNAQHGADLFNLAVPGNIYTRIMNPTSDVLEQRVAALEGGVAALALSSGQAAIHYSVINIAEVGNNIVSVPLLYGGTYTLFAHMLPKLGIEVRFAKDDNPANLEPLIDKKTAAVFCESLGNPAGNIPDMEAICAMAHRHGVPVIVDNTVPTPVLMKPFQFGADIVVHSLTKYMGGHGTSVGGIIVDSGQFPWPDHAERFPMLNNPEPAYHGVVYTQEFGPAAYVGRVRTVALRNTGSAMSPMNAFFFLQGIETLSLRMERHTENALKVAQHLEQHPAVAWVKYAGLPSSEYYQLAQKYMQGRPSALMTFGIKGGFEAGVKFYDALKLFKRLVNIGDAKSLAAHPASTTHRQLTGPELAAAGVTQDMIRLCIGIENIDDILADLEQALAASRT, from the coding sequence ATGAAAGACGAAACGATCGCTATCCACGCCGGTTATCAAACCGACCCCACCACCAAGTCGGTGGCGGTTCCTATTTATCAGACCGTCGCCTACGAATTCGACAACGCGCAGCATGGCGCGGATTTGTTCAATCTCGCCGTGCCGGGCAACATTTATACGCGCATCATGAATCCGACCAGCGATGTGCTGGAACAACGGGTGGCGGCGCTCGAAGGCGGAGTGGCGGCCTTGGCGCTCAGCTCAGGTCAAGCAGCCATCCATTATTCGGTGATTAATATCGCCGAGGTGGGCAATAACATCGTCAGCGTGCCGCTGCTGTACGGCGGAACTTATACGCTGTTCGCGCACATGCTGCCGAAATTGGGAATCGAAGTGCGCTTCGCCAAAGACGATAATCCTGCAAACCTCGAACCGCTGATCGACAAAAAAACTGCGGCGGTATTCTGCGAGTCGCTGGGTAATCCGGCGGGAAATATTCCGGACATGGAAGCCATTTGCGCGATGGCGCATCGGCACGGTGTTCCGGTTATCGTCGATAACACCGTGCCCACGCCGGTCCTGATGAAACCTTTCCAGTTCGGCGCGGATATCGTGGTGCATTCGCTGACCAAATATATGGGTGGACATGGCACATCCGTCGGCGGCATTATCGTCGACTCCGGCCAGTTTCCCTGGCCGGATCATGCGGAGCGGTTTCCGATGCTCAACAACCCCGAACCGGCCTATCATGGCGTCGTCTATACGCAGGAATTCGGCCCCGCCGCCTATGTCGGGCGCGTGCGCACCGTCGCGCTGCGCAATACCGGTTCGGCCATGTCACCGATGAATGCTTTCTTCTTTCTACAGGGTATCGAAACCTTGTCGCTACGCATGGAGCGGCATACTGAAAATGCGCTCAAAGTCGCGCAACACCTTGAGCAACATCCCGCCGTGGCGTGGGTGAAATATGCGGGGCTGCCATCATCGGAATACTATCAATTGGCGCAAAAATACATGCAAGGCCGCCCATCGGCCTTGATGACATTCGGCATCAAAGGCGGATTCGAGGCCGGTGTGAAATTTTACGATGCGCTCAAACTGTTCAAGCGGCTGGTGAATATCGGCGATGCCAAATCCTTGGCCGCGCACCCGGCATCCACAACCCATCGGCAATTGACCGGCCCCGAACTCGCCGCTGCGGGCGTCACGCAGGACATGATCCGTTTGTGCATCGGCATTGAAAATATCGATGATATTCTGGCGGATTTGGAACAAGCGCTCGCCGCTAGCCGGACTTAA
- a CDS encoding 2Fe-2S iron-sulfur cluster-binding protein codes for MSDNPSTIRIDGQEVPFTAGQTIMDAALAVGIYIPHLCHYPGLPPSGNCRLCVVETGNRSAAACITPAVAGQEIRNNTPELNEARKAITQMLFVEGNHICPSCEKTGNCKLQAMAYHLGMLDDHFPQFYQRRELDASHPDILLDRSRCILCDLCVRASRDVDKKNVFAIAGRGTDAHLIVNSSSGKLADSAMAVTDLAANICPVGAILIKEKGYEVPIGQRIYDRQTIRETGLQEHIERKNDD; via the coding sequence ATGTCAGACAATCCCAGCACAATCCGCATCGACGGCCAGGAAGTCCCATTTACAGCAGGACAGACCATCATGGATGCCGCGCTCGCGGTAGGAATCTACATTCCGCACCTGTGCCACTACCCCGGCCTGCCGCCGAGCGGCAATTGCCGCCTGTGCGTAGTGGAAACCGGTAACCGCAGTGCCGCCGCGTGTATCACACCGGCCGTAGCGGGGCAGGAAATCCGCAATAACACGCCGGAATTGAACGAAGCGCGTAAAGCCATTACGCAAATGCTGTTTGTTGAAGGCAATCACATTTGCCCGTCGTGCGAGAAAACCGGCAACTGCAAATTGCAAGCGATGGCTTATCATCTGGGCATGCTGGACGATCACTTCCCGCAGTTTTACCAGCGCCGCGAACTTGACGCCTCGCACCCCGATATCCTGCTCGATCGCAGCCGCTGCATCCTGTGCGATCTATGCGTGCGCGCCAGCCGCGATGTGGACAAGAAAAATGTATTCGCCATCGCCGGGCGTGGCACGGATGCGCATCTAATCGTCAATTCATCAAGCGGGAAGCTGGCGGATAGCGCGATGGCAGTTACCGATCTGGCGGCCAATATCTGTCCGGTGGGCGCAATTTTGATCAAGGAAAAAGGCTACGAAGTGCCGATCGGGCAGCGTATTTACGACCGGCAAACGATCCGCGAAACCGGTTTGCAGGAACATATCGAACGGAAAAATGACGATTGA
- a CDS encoding NAD(P)H-dependent oxidoreductase subunit E → MDISRPHNSGSPHPHILHRLHALQQQFRHISPHAMQQAAVEFNMPLSQVAAVVAFYSFFSTQPRGRFDILFSNCTSCGYLSGEQDLMRLLCQLLQVTPGKTRADGLISIGETSCIGMCDQGASLLVNGLPVTALNAEKLAQIAQRITTESPLTDWSTEWFSVHDKIYRRDLLLMEPHAPGSALQTALAQGADRTLAVIQQSGLRGRGGAGFDTGKKWQLCRAAPGDAHYVVCNADEGEPGTFKDRLLLRDHADAMIEGMTLCASVIGAKQGFIYLRGEYRYLLPHLHAVLDQRRSQGLLGQHILGYGNFEFDIGIVVGAGAYICGEESALIESLEGKPGIPRIRPPFPVTHGYLGQPTSVNNVETFIAAAHIAAHGSAWFNSIGTEQSRGTKILSISGDCEKPGIYEYPFGVRIQQILDDCGAQNVQAVQIGGPAGTLLSPVEFNCTIGFEDVSTGGSFLVFGQQRDLLAIHRNFAHFFAHESCGFCAPCRVGTQLLKNNLDKIAGGRGTMHDIEELKQLSHLIQHQSHCGLGHTAAHHVLDGLQHFPHTFSASLQPHFTAQFDLDQALESARQATHRDDAAAHLDNG, encoded by the coding sequence ATGGATATTTCACGCCCGCACAATTCCGGTTCACCACACCCGCATATACTGCATCGGCTGCATGCCTTGCAACAGCAATTCCGGCATATTTCACCGCACGCCATGCAACAAGCTGCCGTCGAGTTCAATATGCCGCTCAGTCAGGTGGCTGCGGTAGTCGCGTTTTATTCATTTTTCTCCACGCAACCACGCGGCCGTTTCGATATTTTATTCAGCAATTGCACCAGCTGCGGCTATCTGTCCGGAGAACAAGACCTGATGCGGCTGCTGTGCCAGCTATTGCAAGTCACCCCGGGCAAAACGCGCGCGGATGGATTGATCAGTATCGGCGAAACCTCGTGCATCGGCATGTGCGATCAGGGTGCGTCGCTGCTGGTCAATGGGCTGCCGGTCACCGCTTTGAATGCGGAAAAACTGGCACAGATCGCACAGCGGATCACAACGGAATCCCCACTCACCGATTGGTCAACGGAATGGTTTTCCGTACATGACAAGATATATCGTCGCGATCTGCTGCTAATGGAACCACACGCTCCCGGCAGCGCGCTGCAAACCGCACTGGCACAAGGCGCTGATCGAACGCTGGCAGTCATCCAACAATCCGGCTTACGCGGCCGCGGCGGCGCCGGGTTCGATACCGGCAAAAAATGGCAATTGTGCCGCGCAGCACCCGGCGATGCGCATTATGTCGTTTGCAACGCCGATGAAGGCGAGCCCGGCACATTCAAAGACCGGCTGCTGTTACGCGATCATGCCGATGCGATGATTGAAGGCATGACACTGTGCGCGTCAGTCATTGGCGCAAAACAAGGATTTATCTATTTACGCGGCGAATACCGCTATTTATTACCGCATCTGCACGCCGTGCTCGATCAGCGCCGCAGCCAAGGATTACTGGGCCAGCATATTCTCGGATATGGAAACTTTGAATTTGACATCGGCATCGTCGTTGGTGCCGGTGCGTACATCTGCGGCGAGGAATCGGCGTTGATCGAATCGCTCGAAGGCAAACCCGGCATTCCGCGCATCCGTCCGCCGTTTCCCGTCACGCATGGCTACCTGGGGCAGCCCACCAGCGTCAATAATGTCGAGACTTTCATTGCGGCAGCGCACATCGCCGCGCACGGCAGCGCTTGGTTTAATTCCATCGGCACGGAGCAATCGCGCGGCACCAAAATCCTCAGTATCAGCGGCGATTGCGAAAAACCGGGCATTTATGAATATCCATTCGGTGTGCGCATTCAGCAGATTCTCGACGATTGCGGCGCGCAAAACGTGCAAGCGGTGCAAATCGGCGGTCCTGCTGGAACATTGCTCAGTCCAGTGGAATTTAACTGCACCATCGGTTTTGAAGATGTTTCCACTGGCGGATCGTTCCTGGTATTCGGCCAGCAGCGCGATTTACTCGCGATCCACCGCAATTTCGCACATTTCTTCGCGCACGAAAGCTGCGGTTTTTGCGCACCCTGCCGCGTCGGCACGCAGTTATTGAAAAACAATCTGGATAAAATCGCCGGAGGTCGGGGCACAATGCACGATATCGAAGAACTCAAACAACTCAGCCATCTGATTCAGCACCAATCGCATTGCGGCTTGGGTCATACCGCCGCCCATCATGTGCTGGACGGTTTGCAGCATTTCCCGCACACTTTTTCCGCCTCGCTACAACCCCATTTCACCGCGCAGTTCGACCTCGATCAGGCACTGGAAAGCGCCCGGCAGGCAACACATCGTGACGATGCGGCAGCGCATCTGGATAACGGATAA
- a CDS encoding FxDxF family PEP-CTERM protein, whose amino-acid sequence MFKQILLTAAVLSVSISTAFATTTIGGATLTDTATVNSGTVTPTSYLSYVSGGNGNTGWADGSTYGSDGFTAAAAMSSADHHWLQYDPAILVYSPAALSSVLAIPAIDHGWNADNTSEFWEPFEFRIYGSDSSGALLEEGHITSVWARGVDDSSTLKNADDWTSQWSFTGSYNYFAVVSGDRLVGGPFSPGEGEIDAIAAIPEPETYAMLLAGLGLIGFAARRRKQ is encoded by the coding sequence ATGTTTAAACAGATTCTTTTGACTGCGGCAGTGCTGTCGGTATCCATTTCCACGGCATTTGCTACAACCACGATTGGCGGTGCAACGCTGACCGATACCGCGACGGTGAACAGCGGCACGGTAACACCAACCAGTTACCTGAGCTATGTCAGCGGCGGTAATGGTAATACCGGCTGGGCGGACGGATCGACTTACGGTAGCGATGGCTTCACGGCTGCTGCTGCGATGAGTTCGGCCGATCACCATTGGTTGCAGTATGATCCGGCCATTCTGGTGTATAGTCCTGCCGCATTGAGTTCCGTGCTCGCTATTCCGGCCATCGATCACGGCTGGAATGCTGACAACACCAGTGAATTCTGGGAGCCTTTTGAATTCCGTATTTACGGTTCCGACTCTTCTGGTGCATTGCTTGAAGAAGGTCATATCACCAGCGTATGGGCGAGAGGCGTGGATGACAGCAGCACATTGAAAAATGCCGATGACTGGACGTCACAATGGTCTTTCACCGGTTCTTATAATTACTTTGCAGTCGTATCGGGCGATCGTCTGGTAGGCGGCCCATTTTCTCCCGGTGAAGGCGAAATCGATGCCATCGCGGCCATTCCGGAACCCGAAACCTACGCGATGTTGCTGGCCGGTCTGGGTTTAATAGGATTTGCCGCACGCCGCAGAAAACAGTAA
- a CDS encoding DUF1614 domain-containing protein encodes MMTQRYFPYDTPMKNYFSPLHLLLFIFLLGVMMVLFQVELLSFAFVKLGLPPESGLMVLLLSLLGSVVNLPVARIKSDVPVQEFTPPAYWGLLRIPPQPFHNETQILINLGGCLIPATLSLYLFSHSTLSLSSTLLGIAIISAISYYFSRPIQGLGIGMPILVAPISAALTGLIISPEQSAALAYISGTLGVLIGADLLHMKDISRLGTPYASIGGAGTFDGIFITGIVAALLA; translated from the coding sequence ATGATGACTCAACGATATTTCCCGTACGATACCCCGATGAAAAATTATTTCTCTCCGTTGCATCTGCTGCTTTTCATTTTCCTGCTTGGCGTCATGATGGTGCTGTTTCAGGTGGAATTGCTGTCATTTGCTTTTGTAAAGCTGGGGCTGCCGCCGGAATCGGGTCTGATGGTGCTATTGCTTTCGTTGCTCGGCAGCGTTGTCAATTTGCCGGTGGCGCGGATCAAAAGCGATGTGCCGGTACAGGAATTCACTCCGCCTGCCTACTGGGGATTACTCAGGATACCGCCGCAACCCTTTCATAATGAAACACAAATTTTGATCAATCTTGGCGGCTGCCTGATACCGGCAACGCTCTCGCTGTATTTGTTTTCCCACAGCACACTCAGCCTATCTTCCACACTGCTGGGAATCGCGATTATCAGTGCGATCAGTTACTACTTCAGCCGCCCGATTCAGGGACTCGGCATCGGCATGCCAATATTGGTCGCGCCCATCAGCGCCGCGTTGACCGGTTTGATCATCAGCCCGGAACAAAGCGCCGCGCTCGCATACATCAGTGGCACACTGGGCGTATTGATCGGCGCCGATCTGCTGCACATGAAAGACATCTCCCGGCTCGGCACGCCGTATGCGTCTATTGGTGGTGCGGGGACGTTTGACGGGATTTTTATCACCGGTATTGTGGCCGCGCTGCTGGCTTAA
- a CDS encoding Y-family DNA polymerase encodes MTRAIALIDCNNFYVSCERVFNPRLEGKPVVVLSNNDGCAVARSNEVKALGVKMGQPWFEFKDLARKYGIIAQSSNYALYADMSNRVMSILAMFSPQQEIYSIDECFLDLSGFGAQDLTSYGQRIRRCVKQWTGLPVCIGIGSTKTLAKLANHIAKKYPELDGVCDLNSMPSDQQNDWFNRIAAGEVWGIGRRLVPKLYDSGIRTVLDLKRASPAGMRSRFSVVMEKVIRELNGVACIELEEIAPPRKQIVSSRSFGVAVADLASLEEAVSLYVRRATEKLRRQQLCAGAIYVAIRTSPFNEEERYYANGLTIPLPVPTDDTVRLTKAALWGLRKIYRGGYRYQKARVMLSGLVSAGNRQSDLFGLAAAENKSGKLMAVMDQINAKMGSSTLKLASEGFRQPWKMKQGNRSPRYTTNWNELICVTK; translated from the coding sequence ATGACGCGCGCGATCGCTTTGATCGATTGCAACAACTTCTATGTGAGTTGCGAGCGGGTGTTCAATCCGCGCCTGGAAGGCAAGCCGGTTGTGGTGCTATCCAACAACGATGGCTGCGCGGTGGCGAGAAGCAACGAGGTGAAAGCGCTGGGTGTGAAGATGGGGCAGCCGTGGTTTGAGTTCAAGGATTTGGCGAGAAAGTACGGAATCATCGCGCAATCTTCCAATTATGCGTTGTACGCCGATATGAGCAATCGCGTGATGAGCATTCTGGCCATGTTTAGCCCGCAGCAGGAAATTTATTCGATTGACGAATGCTTTCTCGATTTGTCAGGATTCGGAGCACAAGATCTGACATCTTACGGCCAGCGTATCCGCCGGTGCGTGAAACAGTGGACCGGTCTGCCGGTTTGCATCGGCATCGGATCGACCAAGACGCTGGCTAAATTGGCCAACCACATCGCCAAGAAATACCCGGAATTAGACGGTGTATGCGACCTGAACAGCATGCCGTCCGATCAGCAAAATGATTGGTTCAACCGGATTGCCGCGGGTGAAGTTTGGGGCATCGGTCGGCGGCTTGTTCCCAAGCTGTATGATAGTGGCATCAGAACCGTGCTTGATCTGAAGCGGGCTTCCCCGGCCGGGATGCGTTCGCGTTTTTCCGTCGTGATGGAGAAAGTTATCCGCGAACTCAATGGTGTGGCTTGTATCGAGCTGGAAGAAATCGCGCCGCCGAGAAAGCAAATTGTCAGCTCGCGTTCGTTTGGTGTTGCTGTTGCGGATCTGGCCAGTCTGGAAGAAGCGGTTTCGTTGTATGTTCGCCGCGCAACGGAAAAATTGCGCCGCCAGCAATTGTGTGCCGGGGCGATTTACGTTGCGATCCGTACCAGCCCGTTCAACGAAGAAGAGCGCTATTATGCCAATGGCTTGACTATTCCGCTTCCCGTGCCAACCGATGATACCGTGCGGTTGACCAAAGCCGCGTTATGGGGGTTGCGTAAAATTTACCGTGGCGGCTATCGCTATCAGAAAGCGCGGGTGATGCTGTCCGGATTGGTTTCCGCCGGTAACCGGCAATCCGATCTGTTTGGCTTGGCAGCGGCAGAAAATAAATCCGGCAAATTAATGGCGGTTATGGATCAAATCAATGCCAAAATGGGTAGCAGCACGTTGAAGCTCGCGTCCGAAGGTTTCCGGCAGCCGTGGAAAATGAAACAAGGAAACCGCAGTCCCAGATACACAACGAACTGGAACGAGCTGATTTGCGTGACGAAGTGA
- a CDS encoding NAD-dependent succinate-semialdehyde dehydrogenase, protein MTNRRMTAMPMLSINPATGQTLQSFPIWQASEIDTALSQVESAQAGWAALGFEQRAGFMRNLAQIFRQRSEEYAHLITEEMGKLLKEAKAEVEKCATGCDYYADHAQAYLSDEVIASDASRSLVVYQPLGTVLCIMPWNFPFWQLIRAAAPAMMAGNTVVLKHASNVPRCALALEEAFRQAGFPGHTFRTLMISAAQAETVIADPRIAAVTLTGSSAAGRKVAAIAGQHLKKCVLELGGSDPFIVLDDADIEATAKQALAARLQNMGQSCIAAKRFILADTIADAFVAQLKGLMNQLQSGDPKDDATGIAPMAREDLRAELHAQVERSLAAGAQRVTGGTFIGTQGAYYAPTILDHVQPGMAAFDEELFGPVAAIVRVKNAEEAVQLANRTHFGLGGSVWTRDTVRGEALARQIHAGCTFVNGIVKSDPRLPFGGVKESGYGRELSYHGIREFVNIKTVWIK, encoded by the coding sequence ATGACTAACAGGAGAATGACCGCTATGCCGATGCTATCGATCAACCCGGCCACAGGCCAAACCCTGCAATCTTTTCCAATTTGGCAAGCCAGCGAAATCGATACGGCGCTGAGCCAAGTGGAATCCGCGCAAGCCGGATGGGCGGCGCTCGGTTTTGAACAGCGCGCCGGGTTTATGCGTAATCTCGCGCAAATTTTCCGCCAGCGTAGCGAGGAGTACGCCCATCTGATCACCGAAGAAATGGGAAAACTGCTCAAAGAAGCCAAGGCGGAAGTGGAGAAGTGCGCGACCGGTTGCGATTACTATGCAGACCACGCGCAAGCGTATTTGAGCGACGAAGTGATTGCTTCCGATGCGAGCCGCAGCCTGGTGGTTTATCAGCCTTTGGGTACGGTGTTGTGCATCATGCCGTGGAATTTTCCATTCTGGCAATTGATCCGCGCGGCGGCACCGGCGATGATGGCGGGCAATACGGTGGTGCTGAAGCATGCGTCGAATGTGCCGCGTTGCGCGCTGGCGCTGGAAGAGGCGTTCCGGCAGGCCGGATTTCCCGGGCATACCTTCCGCACGTTGATGATCAGTGCCGCGCAAGCGGAGACGGTGATCGCCGATCCGCGTATCGCTGCCGTAACGCTGACGGGCAGCAGCGCGGCGGGACGAAAAGTCGCTGCGATTGCCGGGCAGCATCTGAAAAAATGCGTGCTCGAACTGGGCGGGTCGGATCCATTCATCGTGCTCGACGATGCCGACATCGAAGCGACAGCAAAACAAGCGCTGGCGGCGCGGTTACAGAACATGGGACAAAGCTGCATTGCCGCAAAGCGCTTTATTCTCGCCGACACCATTGCCGATGCCTTTGTCGCGCAATTGAAAGGGCTGATGAATCAATTGCAAAGCGGTGATCCGAAGGATGATGCTACCGGCATTGCGCCGATGGCGCGCGAAGATTTGCGCGCCGAGCTGCATGCGCAGGTCGAGCGGAGTCTGGCAGCAGGGGCGCAGCGGGTGACCGGCGGCACTTTTATCGGTACACAAGGCGCGTACTACGCGCCGACGATTCTGGATCATGTGCAGCCGGGCATGGCGGCGTTTGACGAAGAATTATTCGGTCCGGTGGCGGCGATCGTGCGGGTGAAAAATGCCGAAGAAGCGGTTCAATTGGCCAACCGCACGCATTTCGGCCTGGGCGGCAGCGTATGGACGCGCGATACGGTGCGCGGAGAAGCGCTGGCCCGGCAGATTCATGCCGGTTGCACCTTCGTCAACGGCATCGTCAAAAGCGATCCGCGCTTGCCGTTTGGCGGCGTGAAAGAATCCGGTTACGGCCGGGAACTGTCGTACCACGGCATCCGGGAATTTGTGAATATCAAAACGGTGTGGATTAAATAG